In Mycobacterium sp. 050128, one genomic interval encodes:
- a CDS encoding metal-sensitive transcriptional regulator, giving the protein MVGDEDSIAAVLNRLRRAQGQLAGVISMIEQGRDCKDVVTQLAAVSRALDRAGFKIVATGMRECSTGKGAKGKKPLTEDELEKLFLALA; this is encoded by the coding sequence ATGGTTGGAGACGAAGACAGCATCGCTGCCGTGTTGAATCGGTTGCGCCGTGCACAGGGACAGCTGGCCGGTGTTATTTCAATGATCGAGCAGGGCCGTGATTGTAAGGACGTGGTGACGCAACTCGCCGCGGTCTCTCGCGCGCTTGACCGCGCCGGATTCAAAATCGTCGCCACCGGTATGCGCGAATGCTCAACCGGAAAAGGGGCGAAGGGCAAGAAGCCGCTGACGGAAGACGAGTTGGAGAAGCTCTTCCTCGCGCTGGCCTGA